TCGACGATAACGATGGGGTTCATGATATTATCGAATACGGCCCGATATTGCATCTCGGCTCTCATCAGGCGCAAATTCGACTCCCGCAGAAGCGCGACCGTCCGCTCGAGCTTCTCCTTGATGGAGGTCTTGGGTTCGGCTATCTCGTATCCACAGGCCTCGATGTCCGCCGGGACGCCGATGAGAAATTCGCACTCTTTGTCGCCTTTCCCGATGCATTTGGTCTCGACCACCGACAGCTCCTCGATGCCCGTCTGGGCGTGCCTGTGGGTATCCCTCATGAACGCCTGCAAAACGCCGCGGGTGTAGTCGCACTTGGAGCGACTCTGCAGATTATTGTTGGCGGCATAGGCCCAGCCCTCGAAGGAGTCTGCGCACCGAATGATCGCCCACCCCTTCGACCAGAACAGTTCGGCTATTTGAAAATTCCCGAAGCCGGACTCGGAATAGGTTTCAACTGCGCTGATGAAACCGTTCTCGTCCGGCGTAAGCTCTTTTGTTTCTATGGATGAGCTCACGAACGAAGTGGATCCCTGGATACCGGCATGACAGACGAGATCATCAGCCGTATCTCCCACCTCGCGCGCCAGGACTTCCCTCATGCCGTAGAACCCGCCTTTGATGTCCACGAGCGACATCCTCGCGCCGCCCACTTCAATCCAGCCGCGTCTGACAAAATTGATGAAGTCGCGCTCCTTATCCATGTGGCCCTCCAGACAGGTTCATTGCATAAGGAAGTCCGTCATTCGATTTGTGCTATTATCCCGCCAAACGATTCCTTATGTCAAACCGCGCGGAGGTCGCGTATTCGACTGACCGCCAGAGTGCCGCCTCGCGGATTTGCCACAGCTTTCGCGTACGGCCTCATTTGCCTATTTCTTTACTGCGATGACGATGCTGAGCGGGGCCGGATCGAAGCTCATCGCATTGATCTCGCGGAAGCCGGCGCCTTCGAGGAAACTGCGCACATCGGATATGGTATACGTATCGCCGTGCTCGGTGTCCAGCAGCATATTCAGCGCGAACAGGAGCGGAAACAAGGGGCCTGTCCTTTCCTCATTGGTGAGCACGTCCGCGATTATCACGATGCCGGGAGCATCAAGCGCATTGTACACGCGCTTCAACAGGCTGCGATTATCATCCGCCCCTTCCCCGTGCAGGATATTGGACAGCAGGGCTGCGTCGTGTCCGGCGGGGAGCGACTCGAGGTAATTGCCGGCCGCGGTGGAAAGTCTGGCCGCGGCGGGAGAGCGGCAAATATATTCGGCCGCGACCTCGACCACCGGACCTTGATCGAACACAGTTGCTCGCAGGTTCTGATACTTCTCGGCTAGCGTGATGGAATTTACGCCCGAGCCGCCGCCGATATCGAGAAGTCTGTTGTATCCGGAAAGGTCCACAACCTGCGCCAGCATGGTTGCGCTGAAGACCGACGTGCTGTGCATCGCATGAGTGAAGAATTTCATCTTCGTCTCGTCTCTCATGGTCCGCGCGATCGGCCCGTTCCGGCGAACGGCCTCCGGAAGCCGGGCCCAGGTTAAATACGAGGCCGCCTCGAGCGACACGAAATTTCCGGAATAGAACGGCTTGTCTTTCACAAGAAATTCGCTGGAAACCGGCGTGTTCTTATATCTGCCCTCCGATTTCTCGAGCAGCTCGAGCGCCACGCACGCGTCCATCAGCATTCGCGCAGGGCGCGGATCGATATCGAGCAGTTTCGCCATCTCCTCGGATGTCTTCGGTTCATCAAGATGACTGAATAGATCAAGCTCGTTTGCCACTTGAAAAGCTCTTGCCTCGCAATACGCATGCGCGAGATTCCAGAGGGGAAGCGGGTTAATCGAGGGAATTTGGGGCATGTCTTCTCTCATATGCAATCTCCTTTGCACAGCCAGCACTCATGCAGGAAGGAATGAGCGATTTTTCAGTGCGCGAGCAGGCGGGCGGGATTTTCGACCGTCAGCATGTTGATGAACGACTCGTCGATATCCAGACGCCTCAACCACGGCACAACGAAATCGGTGAGCCGGCAATAGCCGTCTCCGCCAAACCTGCGCGTGAGAATCTTGAGAAAGATATCGGTTCCGATCACTATCTGCGACGAGTAACCGGATTTCAGGAGCGCAACCAGTCCCGCCATCCGCTGCCAGTCGGCGGTGATGACGCTCCCGATGGCTTCCGCATCATGATAGTGCCCGAACGAGTCGATCGAGATGTTGAATCCCTGGTCGAGCAGTTCCTTCGCGAAATCGACGTCCAGTTGCCAGGAGGAGGGATCGAGCACAAGTGTTGCGAGGTCCTGCGGGACAAAGAAGAGCTCGGCGTGCGCGATGACGGCCCGCCCGGGTGATAAGCCTTCGTCGAGCATGACTTTCACCACCTCGCGCAGGCTCGCCTTTGAATCGAGCGGCGGATGCACGGTCAGCGACAGTCCGGTCTCGTTCGATATGCGAACCGCCGCACGCAACAACAATTTTTGTTGTGCGCTGAACGGCTCGACCGAAAACATCATGCTGTCGGTTATCATGATCTTGACGTGTCCGGCCCTGATCCCGGTCTCGTCGATGCCGTTCTCGATTTCGCGGCGCATGAAGTCCATGTAATCCCGCATCGACATCGCGCGGTACCGCTCGGGCCACGAGTCCTCGGCGTACAGGCCGGTGGTCGCGATAATATGCACCCCTGTCTTTTGGGAGATTCGGCGGATGGCGGGCAGATCGCACCGAAGGCCGGGCACGCTCATATCGACCATGGCGTTTCCGCCCGCGTTCTTGAAGTCGGCCGCCTCGGCCGCGATCAGTTCCTCGTCGCGCAGATCGAGCGCGTCGCGCGAGAGAATGAAGAAGTGCTTGAGGGATCCGAGGTTGTCCAGCCGGACCGGGTCGTCGGGCGCAACCGGCAGATGGCCGGGCAGGATATCTTCGTATCTGCGGCGGAAGACACTCATGTCGCAGACGGTGTGCTCATGCATCGAGGTGAATCCCAGCTTCTCGGGAGATATCGGCCCCAGGACAGTTGTTATCTCAGCCATTGGTTGCCCTCCGGCGATCCACGACATGCGGCCTAAAGATTAATGCGATTCACTGAAGCACCTTCGAAAGAGGGGGTTTGAAATGCGACACAACCAACATCCCGGTTTCAAAATTCCCCTTAGTCCCCCTTTCCCAAAGGGGGAAATTAAAGAGAGCGGCAGAAAGCGGTATGTACAAGAAGCAGTCGGGCTCGCCTTAGTGAATGGCATTACCCTAAAGATTCCCGGCCAGCGCTTTATTAGCCGCTTTTTTAAAAGCGGCGCCGATTTGATCGAGGTAATCGGTGCACGGCACATGGAACCCGATGCTCTGCAAGGTGAGCTCTTCGCCGGAGCAGCGTTTCTCGGCCACGGGACAATCGCCCTTGCGGTATTCAATCGAACGTCCGGCATAACCGCATGACCAGGGACACCCCTTGCCCCAGAACCGGCGCTCCTGGAAGCGCGGCCTGAGATGGATGGGGGTTCCGACGTAGCTGTTCGTTTCGAGACCTTCGAGCGCGAGCGCGTTTCGGAATTTCTCGAGCGGCACGTTGTTGAGCTCGTCCGCCTTGTAGATGAACGGGATGATGTGGACGGCGTGCTCGCAATTCGGAGCGACGAAGGTTGTCCTGATGCCGGGAATATCCGATAAGGAGCGCGTCAGATACGCAAGGTTTTTCCGGCGCTGGGCGACCCACGTGTCGAGGTGTTTCAACTGCACGTTGGCAATGGCCGCCGAAACCGCATGCATCCGGAAATTCGGGGCGACGCTGTCGATGTAGGCGCCAAGCGGTTTGTCCTGCAACTCCATGAACTGTCGCATCGGATGTGAGGCCCAACTCACGACCTCGTCGAAGAGCGTTTCGTCGTCGAATACGAGGATGCCGCCCTCGCCGCCGGTGAGGTTCTTCGAGGCTTGGAGGCTGAAGCATCCGATATCGCCGAGGCTGCCGACCTTTCTGCCATTGTATGTCGCGCCATGTGCCTGTGCGCAGTCCTCGATGACGCGCAGATTGTGTTCGCGCGCTATCTCGTTGATCGGGTCCATATCGCACGGATGCCCGTAGATGTGGACCGTCACAATCGCTTTTGTCCGGTCTGTGATCTTCTTTCGTATCTCATCCGGGCGGATGTTGAAGGTGAGCGGGTCGATATCGGCAAAAACAGGAATGGCATTATTATGGAGGATGCACCCGACGGTCGCGCCCCACGTATAGGGCGAAACGATCACCTCGTCGCCCGGACCCACGCCGCTGACATGAAGAGCGGTATCGAGCGCCGCCGTTCCGCTGTTGACGGCGAAGGCGAATTTGCGCCCCTGATACTGCGCGAAGTTGTCCTCGAACTCTTTGATGATGCCCACCTGCATGATCGGAGAAAGGGATTCCTCTCGCAGGACGCGAACGACCGCGTCGATGACCTCATCATTGATCACCGGCCAGGGTGACGGCGCAATTGTCACTGCCGGCCCGGATTCGCCATGAGATGCCTTTGTCTGGTCCATTCAGATGTTTCTCCTTTCCAACCTGGGTTCGGCTGTGCCGCCCTTGCTGCGTCTCGTTGGCGGCAGCCGGACGAAACCCCTCGCTTTCTCCAAATCGAGCGTTCCAACATTATATACAATTTCAGCTTGTCCCGCTTGTTCATCTCGACTGCGTGGCCGGTATCGGCTAACATTGACAGGCGCTTTGTTCCATTATCAAGCAGCGGGGATTAATTATCCGCCCGATTCGACGGAAGAGCGGCCGGATGTGATAGAATTCCCTTTGCAAGTGGAGGAAAAAGCTTCCGTCATCCATTGGCAGCGGTCCGATGCCTGCAACGCTGCGAGAAAAGCCGGGACGTTCGCGTCCTCATCTCAGGAGGCTATATGAAGATAGGATTGTTCACGCCGATGCTGTTTCATCTTTCAGTTGACGAGTTGGTCGACAAGCTGGTCGAGTTGGGAGTGGAGATGGTGGAGATTGGAACGGGCAATTATCCCGGGAATCCTCACTGCGACATCGATGAATTGCTGGCCGACGAGAAGAAGCTCAGGGAGTATCACGGCGGCTTTGCCGCAAAGGGCATCCAGATCAGCGGCCTGAGCTGTCACGGGAATCCGCTGCATCCGGACGCCGAATTTGCGAAGAGCAACCACGTGACATGGCGCAAGACGGTTCAATTGGCGGAAAAGCTTGGAGTAGGCGTCGTCAATTGCCTCTCCGGCTGCCCGGGCGATTCGGAAGGCTCCAAGTTTCCGAACTGGGTCACCTGCATGTGGCCGCCCGACTATCTCGAGGTTCTCGAATGGCAATGGAACGAGAAGGTTATCCCGTACTGGAAAGAGGAAGCAAAATTCGCGAAGTCTCACAACGTGAGGGTGGCGCTGGAACTGCATCCGGGAACGGTCGTCTATAATCCCGAAACGCTGCTCCGGCTGAGGGAGGCGGCGGGCGAAACTATCGGCGCCAATTTCGATCCGAGCCACCTGTTCTGGCAGGGAATCGATCCGGTCGCCGCCATCCGCGAACTGAAAGGCGCCATTTTCCACGTCCACGCGAAGGACACTCTTATCGATCGCACCAATTGCTCGGTCAACGGTGTCTTGGACACCAAACACTACGACCAATTGAGGCGGCGCTCATGGATTTTCCGCACCGTCGGCTACGGCCATGATCTGCAGACGTGGAAGGAGATCGTCAGCGCGCTCAGGATCGGCGGCTATGATTACGTGCTCAGCATCGAACATGAAGACGTGCTCGCGTCGCCGGAGGAGGGCCTGAGGAAGGCGGTCGCTTTCCTTCGCGAAATCATCTTCGAGGACGAGTTGCC
This region of Candidatus Abyssobacteria bacterium SURF_5 genomic DNA includes:
- a CDS encoding PAS domain-containing protein, with the translated sequence MDKERDFINFVRRGWIEVGGARMSLVDIKGGFYGMREVLAREVGDTADDLVCHAGIQGSTSFVSSSIETKELTPDENGFISAVETYSESGFGNFQIAELFWSKGWAIIRCADSFEGWAYAANNNLQSRSKCDYTRGVLQAFMRDTHRHAQTGIEELSVVETKCIGKGDKECEFLIGVPADIEACGYEIAEPKTSIKEKLERTVALLRESNLRLMRAEMQYRAVFDNIMNPIVIVDERLSVRNCNKPAEDFLCSRRSEMAGKNISEYLPAAHGVSLDEKIQEALKADNCIDFEIEVHTCRGKTEPCKIRICPIHAGLTIEFQKLSEAEG
- a CDS encoding methyltransferase encodes the protein MREDMPQIPSINPLPLWNLAHAYCEARAFQVANELDLFSHLDEPKTSEEMAKLLDIDPRPARMLMDACVALELLEKSEGRYKNTPVSSEFLVKDKPFYSGNFVSLEAASYLTWARLPEAVRRNGPIARTMRDETKMKFFTHAMHSTSVFSATMLAQVVDLSGYNRLLDIGGGSGVNSITLAEKYQNLRATVFDQGPVVEVAAEYICRSPAAARLSTAAGNYLESLPAGHDAALLSNILHGEGADDNRSLLKRVYNALDAPGIVIIADVLTNEERTGPLFPLLFALNMLLDTEHGDTYTISDVRSFLEGAGFREINAMSFDPAPLSIVIAVKK
- a CDS encoding phosphotriesterase, with protein sequence MSWIAGGQPMAEITTVLGPISPEKLGFTSMHEHTVCDMSVFRRRYEDILPGHLPVAPDDPVRLDNLGSLKHFFILSRDALDLRDEELIAAEAADFKNAGGNAMVDMSVPGLRCDLPAIRRISQKTGVHIIATTGLYAEDSWPERYRAMSMRDYMDFMRREIENGIDETGIRAGHVKIMITDSMMFSVEPFSAQQKLLLRAAVRISNETGLSLTVHPPLDSKASLREVVKVMLDEGLSPGRAVIAHAELFFVPQDLATLVLDPSSWQLDVDFAKELLDQGFNISIDSFGHYHDAEAIGSVITADWQRMAGLVALLKSGYSSQIVIGTDIFLKILTRRFGGDGYCRLTDFVVPWLRRLDIDESFINMLTVENPARLLAH
- a CDS encoding DegT/DnrJ/EryC1/StrS family aminotransferase, producing the protein MDQTKASHGESGPAVTIAPSPWPVINDEVIDAVVRVLREESLSPIMQVGIIKEFEDNFAQYQGRKFAFAVNSGTAALDTALHVSGVGPGDEVIVSPYTWGATVGCILHNNAIPVFADIDPLTFNIRPDEIRKKITDRTKAIVTVHIYGHPCDMDPINEIAREHNLRVIEDCAQAHGATYNGRKVGSLGDIGCFSLQASKNLTGGEGGILVFDDETLFDEVVSWASHPMRQFMELQDKPLGAYIDSVAPNFRMHAVSAAIANVQLKHLDTWVAQRRKNLAYLTRSLSDIPGIRTTFVAPNCEHAVHIIPFIYKADELNNVPLEKFRNALALEGLETNSYVGTPIHLRPRFQERRFWGKGCPWSCGYAGRSIEYRKGDCPVAEKRCSGEELTLQSIGFHVPCTDYLDQIGAAFKKAANKALAGNL
- a CDS encoding sugar phosphate isomerase/epimerase, producing the protein MKIGLFTPMLFHLSVDELVDKLVELGVEMVEIGTGNYPGNPHCDIDELLADEKKLREYHGGFAAKGIQISGLSCHGNPLHPDAEFAKSNHVTWRKTVQLAEKLGVGVVNCLSGCPGDSEGSKFPNWVTCMWPPDYLEVLEWQWNEKVIPYWKEEAKFAKSHNVRVALELHPGTVVYNPETLLRLREAAGETIGANFDPSHLFWQGIDPVAAIRELKGAIFHVHAKDTLIDRTNCSVNGVLDTKHYDQLRRRSWIFRTVGYGHDLQTWKEIVSALRIGGYDYVLSIEHEDVLASPEEGLRKAVAFLREIIFEDELPGGMWWA